The sequence GTACACCCGATTCCTCCATGTAGAGGCATCCGACAATTGACCAGTACTCAAATGCTATTCAACTTGTAGACTTGGAACGCTGGGGTATAGGATAGGTACGAGAGTATTGGAGCTTATGGTCTGGAGGGCAGAAGGGAATGCGAAGGCCCCTAAAAGAGAAATAAGATTTCTACCAGCTTTGATGGCGATTCATTCCCAAGTAAGTGACCATGTGCTCCCAATATAAACACAATATTAAGTGAAATCAAAAGGTCTGGAAAGCCTGCTTTGGCAAACCCGCTGACGGCATTGAAAAGAGCGTTGAGAAAGAGGATGAATGTAAGTGCCCTCGTTTCTATATTCGTCCAACACCTTCTGACAATCATGACCCATTCAATCCAGATATGATCATTGACAACGATCCTCCTATTACCCGATATATATCCGTTCCTAAGGACATGGATCAACTAAGCTGTTCGGCACTGACTGCTGGTATAGTAGAAGCTGTTTTGGATGGCTTGGGTTTCGTAAGTCAAGTCTTTCCCTACCTTGGGACTTGGGCTAAAACACAGACTTTACCAGCCAGCTCGTGTTACTGCCCACTCGGTCCCGATGCCAAATCTCCCTCACCGCACATTGATTCTAATTAAGTTAGACCAATCTGTACTCGAACGGGAAGAGGCCTTGAAATCGACATAATTCTGAAACACTCTGAAATTAATATACACTTTGTATTTGGATAAAGTAATAAGCGCCCTTTGAGTAGACCTATCAATCCCGACTACCACCACAGATGACAGCCCTTCTTGAACTGCTGCTAAGCTTTAAGTTGTCGACAATAGGATATACCATTGGGCTAGGGGCAGTATTTTTTGCTTCTGCCTTGGTTTATTCCCAAAAAGCTGCGCGCAACTCCAATGAGCAGGAAACTGCAGAGCCATATGGCGACTACTTTCGATCCCTAAACGAAACGGCTACCACAAACAGGGCGGATACCGAATGGCTGAATATGGGATATTGGAAAGTAAGTAGATTTTGAATATTAAAACACGTTCAGGTTTTTCCTCTCTATTTCGGGCAGATAGAACACCACAGTATTCCCTGATGCATGCGAAGGTAAGCAGAGAAATATTTGATGATATCAAGTCTTGAAAAGGTCAACGTTGGCTAGCCCTCGCCTTAAAACTGGTGCAAGCAAGCAAATGTATAGCTGGAGGTCGCGTATTAGGTATAGCCGGCGCAAACATTTCCTCTGGGCACAATACTTAATCTACGTAATAGATGTGGGACACGCAACCGGGGAATCACTCCTACTGCATCTTACACACCCCGAAGTTCCACGGCCCAGCAGCTTGTTTGGTATCACAAGCCTGAAATTTCAACATGACCGGGCGGTTGCGCGTATAATGAAAGCCCCTTATCCGAATGAGATAAAAGTTCAGCTTTACCTAGGGGACGCGGTTTATCGGCCCGTTTCCGGCACCCCATCATCGCCGAAGTCTTCCGTGCAAACCATGCGCCATCCCTTGGAACCAAACGGCGCAAATAATCCTACGCCTCTACACCCTCTTACACGTCTATCATTGCCCTTGACTGCGCCTACCACTTTCGAACAAGAGAACAGTTTCTAGCCCAATCGGCTCGATCTCTTGTACCAGGAGGAAGCATTGCACTTGCTGATATGTGTCTTGACACCTCAACGCAGAATCTTGCGATACATATGCTCCGACGGCTATATTACATtcttttctccatcaattCGGCCAATATGATTACCATGCAGGAGTACAAAGAGACCATGGAACGACTCGGATACGAAAACGTAATTATCGAAGATATCTCAGTATCGGTATTCCCGGGTTTTATCGGGTTTTTACAAAAGCGAGGTGTTGGGTGGTGGGTATTCACCCGGATGGTCAACGTGTGGTGGAAGATTTGCGGAGCACGGTTTATTATTGCAAGTGGGGAATGCTCGAGACATACTGGTCCTAGTTGACTAAACTATTCATGTCACCGAGAGATGATCTCATTATCTGAGATACAGTGCTAATTCAAATGTATACCGCGTTACCTACTGGGTACCGGCCCTTCTTTACTACAAAAATTCCCAGTTTACCGAAGTTTACCGAATTCGACTATGTTACTATCGATGCATTAGAGCCTAGACCCAGCACATTATTAACGGGGGCCTTAAAGAACAGAATCGCTCGGGCGTTGAGTTTACCAAGGGCATAGGTCAGTGTAACCATACCCTAGACTTATCGGATGTGAAAAAGCACAGTGAGAGCAGAATCGCGATCCGTGCCAATCCGTGTGGGGGAGGCGGAGAGTCACGATGGATTTCTGCATATTTATGCAGTTCGCTGAAGGAGCGCCAAGGGTCCAAAGGCTGAGACAAAATTCACATGTAAATGGCGTATTCACGCGCATATGGTCGTTTGCATCCGAGTTGCGATAAAGAGTGCTCGCTGAGCGCACATCATTCTCCGTTCAATCCACTAGTTCTCATTCCACTGCAATGGCTGAGACCCAGGCTGTGCCCACTGTCGATGCCCCTCACGTTACCTCTGTCGACCGTGTGAGCAAGATACCGGTCGTCAATGACACACTGACTACTATCAATACTATCTTGTCTCAAAATGCCTATTCTAAAGGGCTCTACTCCACGGCGCAAGCCTATAGCGAACGTGCATACAACCTTTCCCAACCAGTTCAGGTGTGCTTGATGCTATTGCCGTTCCCGCTATCATCTTTCTAACAAATAATTGTGTAGATTCGCCTGGCGCCCGTTATCGGACGTGTGGATGGCTACGCAAACAAGGGCCTAGACGCTCTAGAATCTCGCTGGCCTTATCCGTTCCAAGCAACCACTGAAGAGGTTATTGGTACCCTTCGGTAAGGTCTCGATCGAACACTGGAAGCCCATTCTAACCCCATGATCAAGGCAAGGACCTGATGCTGCATACGATTTAGCGGCGTCGTATGCCAGTGCCGCCACAAAAATTTACGAGGACCGGGTTAAAACGCCAGCCTATGTTCTAGTTTCCAAAGCTGATTCTGTAAGTCTCTTTATCACATCATTGGTTCCATTTAGATAATAAACAAAACCAGGCTTTACTCACGCCTATTGTTGACCGATTCGAGTTCGTGGTGAACAAGTTCCATAAAGATATTCCGTCTTCTCCCTCTTCAGCATCATCTTCTTCCAGTTTAGAGTATGTCTTTTAATTTCCATCAGACTCCGCGTGTTATTAACACAGTATCTCAGCTCTGAAGGCTCTTCTGAGCGACAATATGCTCGTGCATATCGCCTTTCTCTGGATCTTAAGGACCAAATTCTAGTAATTTCTGGCGACCAGCTCAAACAACTCCAGCAAAACAACATATACATTCAGCGTGCCACCGAATCTCTCTATAACTTGACGAACAGCATTACCGGCTTATCACACGAATCGGGCGCTCGCGCCCACCAATTTTCCCAATCCGTCTTGGGTGAATTGGAGAGCATTCAGCATCTGGTTGTATCACGTAAAGAAGCGCTTCCAGGCCAGTACTCTGCGCTCAAGGAAGCTATCGGGGCAACGCTCGCTCAGGTCCGGGGAATAGTTCACGAGACAGATGTGCCAGTTACCGAGAAAGCAGTGAAGGTCAGGGACGTCGTGGTTGCCCGTGTACAACCAGTTCTACAACAGGTTATTGAAGAGGGAAAGAAGTTGATCGGAAGGGCCAAGGTCAAGGGCGAAGAGGTCGAAAACAATACTGGTGCCAAAGTGAAGGAGATAAAGGAGAACAGTGCCACTGGAGGAAATGAAGAGAGCAGCACAACTAATGACTCTGCTTGATTATTTTACTTTTGGTTTTGGTTTTGGGCATTGGCTCTGCGGGGCATTCTCTCTCAATGATTTTTTCCCCCACCATGCATACGATATTTCTCGGGGTCAGCTTCGGTGAAACAGAACACCGTTactgtttgtctttttttAACAACCCACTTCATTCGgatcatgtatatatgcgcgtatGAATTATCAGTTTGAATGAGATATTGGATAAAATTAAATCTGTTTTTAATGTGCTAAGGAATACCACCAAGTGAAAGAGCCAGTGAACCTGTGCTCTCGCTCAGAGTATCAATCATACTGCATGAGCCGCCTTCCCCCGAAATCTCTCGTATTTTTCCAAGAACCCTCGTCACACCTCGTCGGCCTCCACCCCCGCAATGGCGATATTCAACCGCAGCCTGTTCGAAGTCCATGATTGCTGCTTCTTTATTTCCTCTACGCATGGACACTCCTCCACGTCCTTCCAGCGCCTCTGACTTAATGGTAGCCTTGTCTTGTTTTTCCCCGAGTCTAATTGCCTCGCCGAACCAACCATATGCATCGTCATCCTCCCCAGCTGCCACATGTACTTGACCTAGCTGTATTAGCGCTGCCCCTTCCTCATCTACCCAACCTCCTTTCTTCGCAGAAGACCTACAGTTGAGTAATAGACGCTTGGCCTCCCCGGTGCTCTCTATTTCAGCGACCATGCGTTGGACACGAATCTGATACATGGGTTGGTGAGGTGAGCTCAATGTCTCCATCGCAGCCTCAAGATGCACACGTGCGTTGGGCTTATCGACGCGTGCTAGCTCAGTGAGAGTTTGAGCATGCCTTAGCTGGTGTGATGCCGAAGCAAACGCGGCTGCAGCTGTCGTGTAGAGCTGACGAGCTAAAGGTATATCTCGCTGCGTGTATGCGCGACGGGCTTTGGTAAGTACTGTGTCTGCATCATTGAGACTAGTGGGCTCGAGAGTCAGAGGGGAGATAGTCGGAGAAGAGATGAAAGAAGATAATCGAGATCTAATAGACGAAATCGAAGACGAAGGCGAAGAAAGTGACCTCTGGCCCACAGGACTACCTAGAAAACGTTTATCCTCGAGTCTGAAAATGAACATAGCTTTTGCTTACTAGGATCCTGAACATCTCGCTGAAATTTTAACAGGTCTATGCGAGACATTACACTTCGCATAGACTCCCTTTCCATTGGATCTTGCTTCCAGCAATCCTGCATTAATGCCCAGACTGGAGGAGGTATAATTTTGTTttttggaggtggtggagtGCTCCCGCGCATTACTGCTAAGATAACTGCCGGTTCGTGGATTATATGGAACCATGGAACAGCACAAGTTTCTACCTAGCACAACTTATAGGTTTAGATACCGTTATCATGCAGTCGTTCTTTCTTACCTCAAGCATTACCATTCCGAATGCCCAGACATCAGATGCGGGCGTGAAAGCGGGAGGACGACCATCTTCATCTGCATAATGCAGTTCAGGACTCATCCACCGCATGGAGCCATGAAATGCCGAAGTCGTGTATCCAGTAGGAGCATCAGAATTTTTGACTGCTCGAGACAAGCCGAAGTCGCTTATTCGGGGCGTACGATTTTGAGATATTAGAATGTTCTCCTGCATTGTGTGTTGAGCCAAGTGACAGGTGATGTGTACATAAGGGATCGTAAACACTGCCTTACCGCTTTGAGGTCTCCGTGCACAATAGGAGGATCCATTTCGTGCATATATACAACCGCGGAGGCGATATCATGAACCTATTCTGGATTCATTATACATTCACCCCGGAGGACGTTGGGATTGGATACTTGCCATAGCTAGATCATCGATCGGCTCATCATGCTCAACTAGGTACTAATCCCCAGGGTTAGTATTGCGTTCTAACTTCAAGTGTGATTTACTATGCTTACGTCCGCGAGCGTGCCTAGAGGACAAAATTCGGTGATCATCGAAGGTAATGGTAGTGCGAAAGGGAAGGTTCCGAGGTCCGTGCAAGTGCCAAGTAGTGGGAGAATGTTAGGATGTCGAAGAGTGCGCCATGTTTTGAGTTCCCGCGCGAGTCTCTAGAATTTCCTGGTGTGGTTTACTAAGACAATTTCAATTGAGGTCTTATGGGCTTACCCTCTCTATTTCTTGACGTTCGGTACCTCTAAGGTGCTTACTAGTGACATGAGGAACTTTTATAGCGACCTAATGAGCATTTAATACGCAAATCTGAGACATATAGTGGCCACAAACCCGTTGCACAGGGGACGTGATTAACCAGTTGAGTTCACCTCTGAAGAACGGGCGTCAATATTGTATTGAGTATACTCTGCGCCCAACTCACAGCCATATATCTGCAAAACCGCCACGTGCGAATGGAACAGACTGGACTTTTGTTACTAGTCCAGTCAAGTCAAGTGCAACGTGTTCCATGGTGCGGTGGTCAAGCAGGAAATGAAAGTTGGGTTGGTCTCTGACTCTCTGGGCGCCTATTTGAAACTAACAAGGTCCGCTGGCGCATGCGCATACAAATAAACGCGGTTGCTTACGCGATCAAGCTTGCAAAATTTGGTTCCAGGAGCTGGATGTATTATTCATTATACGTATGCGCCGGTTATTGGTATACACGAGTCTAATGACAAGGCAATGGACATGTAAGTGGTACGCCCTTGAAATTTAGGAACAGCCAGCACTAAGTTTCAAAATCTAGTCACTTCCCACGTGACTTTAAATCCAAACGCGTCTTGCTCGACCGTAACTACGAACATCAGGCGCGTAAACACCATGTCCGACTCTGAAGATTTTAATATGGGAGGGGACTCTGGTAGCGAAGACTTCAAGCCCAAGGCAAAGAAGGTATGAACACACACATTGCTTCAATCTGTCTCATACGTTGTACAGACTACTGCAAAGGCAAAGGCCACATCTACCTCGAAGGCTGCTCCAAAAGCCAAAGCTGCCGCGGCTCCCAAGAAAAAGGTTACTGGAAAAATTCTCAAACCCATTGAGAATAAGAAAGACGACTCCGACGATGACGGTGCATGGATTGTCAAAGACGATGCGGACAAAGACGATGGGTCCGAACCATCAGCCACCATACAAAGAAAGGACAAGGGTGCCTCGGAAATGTATGAGAAGGTTAGTAAATCACGTAGATTGTCTGTTGGACTTGCTCACGTTGCAATCTCATAGTTGACCCAATTGGAACACATCCTGAAACGTCCTGATACGTACATCGGCTCTATTGAGTCTATCTCACAAAAAATGTGGACTTTTGACGAGGAGACCAAACGCATGGTCTTCAGAGAGGTCAAGTTTGTCCCAGGCCTTTTCAAAATCGTAGACGAAATCCTTGTTAATGCTGCGGACAACAAGGTATGTGGCCACGATGATGTATAAGCAGGAGGGCTCAATATGTGTTAGATAAACGACGCATCTATGGATACTATCAAAGTCGAAATTGATGCCGAGGAGGGACTTATCAGTGTCTATAACAATGGCAAAGGGATCCCAATCGAAGTTCATTCAAAAGAGAAGATTTGGATTCCTGAAATGATTTTCGGTCATCTCCTTACATCCTCCAATTATGATGACGATGAGAAGAAACTCACTGGTGGTCGTAACGGTTATGGTGCTAAACTCACCAACATCTACTCCACCGAATTTACCGTCGAAACCGCCGACAAGAAGACCGAGCAGAAGTACAAGCAAACCTGGATGAACAATATGTCGAAGCCTGGAAAAGCCAAGATCACCAAGAACCCCCGAGGCGAGGAGTTTACCAAGGTTTCTTTCCGTCCAGACTTCAAGCGGTTCGGAATGGAGGGTATGGATCATGACATTGCCAGTTTGTTGAAGCGCCGAGTGTACGACATGGCTGGGACTGTAAAGAACGTGAAAGTCTTTCTCAACGGCGAACGCATCAAAATCAAGAACTTCAAGCAATACGTTGAGATGTATGTCAACTCGGCCAAAGAGAACGCTGGCGAGGGCGAGGGACCGAAGCCTACTGTTATTTTTGAAGAAATCTCCCCGCGTTGGGAAGTAGGCTTCGCTTTGTCTGACGGGTCGTTTCAACAAATCTCGTTCGCGAACAGTATCGCCACTACCAAGGGTGGTACTCACGTCAACATGATTGCCGAACAAATCTCCAAGAACCTGATTGCAGGTATCGAAAAGAAAAACAAGGGAGCCAAGGTCAAGCCCCAGACGATCAAGAATCATATGTGGATCTTTGTCAATTCGCTAATCGAAAACCCGACCTTTGACAGTCAAACCAAAGAATGGTTAACTCTTCCGTCTTCCAAATTTGGTAGTCGGCCACACGTATCTGAAGATTTTATGAAGAGGGGTAAGCATCCCTTGTGGTTCTGTCTATAGTAAACTCACGAGTGTCTACCACAGTCGCCAAGTCTGGGATTATCGATAACGTCCTGAGCTGGGCCAAGTTCAAGGCCGATCAGGAGAACAAAAAGACTGACGGCACCAAGCGAACTCGGTACGTATCACCAACTTACCAGCGATTAGAAACTTACATTATTTGTAGTCTTACTGGCATCGCGAAGTTGTCTGATGCTAACAATGCCGGCGGAAGGCACGCTTCAGAATGTACTCTCATCTTGACCGAAGGTGACTCTGCCAAGTCTCTGGCTGAGGCAGGTCTGAGTGTAGCTGGTCGAAATAATTTCGGTATCTTTCCCCTCCGTGGCAAACTGTTGAACGTACGAGAAGCCACCCACGACCAAGTAATGAAAAATGCAGAGATTCAGGCCATTAAACAAATTATGGGCTTGAAACATGGAGTCGCTTACAAGGATGTGAGCAGCCTGCGTTATGGCAGCATCATGATTATGACCGATCAGGTATGCATTTCGCCCTGCCAGTGAcccttgtgaagctaattcTCCGTAATACAGGATCATGACGGTTCCCACATTAAAGGCTTGCTGATCAATTTCCTTGACTATTTCTATCCGTCACTTTTGAAAATTCCGGAGTTTCTGGTCGAATTTGTTACACCCATTGTTCGAGTAAGCATCTTGTGTTATTGAGGGTGAACAACATTCACACGTTCACGTAGGTCACAAAGGGGAACCAGAAAATCAACTTCTTTACTATTCCTGAATTCCAGAAGTGGAATGAAGAAAACAACAAGGACGGAAAGTGGTATGTTAAGTACTACAAGGTAAGTTCTACTTAAACCTTTAGTATCGGACACATAATGAACGCTAGTACCATAGGGGTTGGGAACTAGCAAAGACTCAGACGCCCGAGAATACTTTGGGGCCATGGAAAAACATATGATCCCATTCGCCAAAACCGAGGAAGGAGAACGCGAGTTGATTGACATGGCCTTTAACAAGAAAAAGGCTGATGATCGCAAGGATTGGCTGCGTCAATTTAAGGTACATAATTTGAGCACACTTAGAACAagagttttttttttgagaCGTTGTTTCAGCCCGGAACTTTCATCGACCACAGCGTCCAGGAGATCACATACAGCGACTTTATCAACCGGGAGCTGATACTGTTTTCAATGGCCGACAATATCCGTTCAATTCCTTCGGTTGTCGATGGCCTCAAACCTGGTCAACGTAAAGTAATCTTTGGTACTTTCAAACGTAAACTTAAGAACGAGATCAAGGTTGGTAATCCTCCATAAAAGCTGGATACACCGTGGACTTAATTCTGGTGTATAATAGGTTGCCCAGCTTGTCGGATACATTTCAGAAAAGACAGCGTACCATCATGGTGAACAGAGTTTAACAATGACCATTGTCAACTTGGCGCAGAACTTTGTTGGAAGCAATAATATCAATCTACTCAAACCAGAAGGACAATTCGGTACCCGTTCTCAGGTGAGCAAGATGGCTTGATTCGATTACCCAGATGAACTCAAGTGCACGTATTTTATCCAGGGTGGAAAAGATGCTGCATCTGCACGTTATATTTTCACTAGCATCCCTCGCATTACACGTACTATCTTCCACCCGCACGACGACGCACTCTTGAATTATTTGAGGGATGATAACGACTCGATCGAACCCGAATGGTATATGCCAATTCTTCCAGTAATCTTGATCAATGGAGCAGACGGTATTGGTACTGGTACGTTTAGCAGGCTAATTGGAAACAAATTGAATAATGGCTAAACATTCGTTCTAAGGCTGGAGTACATCGATCCCGAATTACAACCCTCGAGATATTGTAGACAACATCAAACGCTTGATGAATGGCGAGCCACAAGTTTCGATGTTCCCCTGGTACCGGGGTTTCAAGGTTGAATTATGATTATATTCATGATGACCGATACTGATCTCTATCGCATGTAATAGGGTAATATCGAAAAGATTGGAGAGGACAAGTACAAAGTCAGCGGTATCGTCGAACGCACTGCTAAAGGTGTCGATATCAAGGAGCTTCCTATACGTGTATGGACGCAATCCTACAAGGAGCAGCTCGAAGAATGGCTTGTCGGTACACAAAAGAGCCCGCCATTTGTCAAAGTCTGTGTTTCTCTGATTTTCATTTTGGTGTTGACTAAACAAATCGACAGGATTACCATGAGCATCACACAACCCGCTCCGTATATTTCGAGCTTACGGTTGCTGAGAAGGACCTAGAAAAGGCTGAAGCTGAAGGTTTCGAGAAATTCTTCAAGTTGGTTGCTCAAATTAGTACTAGCAACATGATCTGCTTTGATGCGAACGGAAAGATCAAGAAATATAATTCTCCGGAAGAGATCCTTGAAGAGTTCTATGCTCTTCGATTGAGCTACTACCAGAAGCGCAAGGTACATTTATAGGCAACTCCTTCCATAACGAAACTGACTGGCAAGTCTAGCAACACCTGTGCGACGAACTGGAGCGTCAATACGAGAAGTTGTCCAACCAGGCCCGGTTTGTTAACATGATCATCAAGAAAGAACTTGTCGTTTCGAACAAAAAGAAGGCTGACCTATGCGCTGAGCTTCGAGAACTCAAATTCAGACCGTTCCCCAAGGTTCGCAAGGCAAAGGAGTCTGGCGAAAATGAGGACGCAgtggaagaagaggaagatgagCCGGTTGGGGCGAATAGTGACTATGACTACCTGCTCGGAATGGCCATCTGGAGTTTGACTCGCGAAAAGGTACTGTGTTTGAGGCATACATGGTGTTCAAGGTTAACAGAATTACTGCTAGGTCGAGAAATTGATCAATGAGCAAAATGCAAAGGAGGCAGAATGGAACGAACTCCTCAAAAGGAAAGCTGTGGATCTCTGGAATGAAGACCTTGAGGAGTTCCTCAAGGCTTGGGATGTAGGTTATCCCCGCCTGTCCCTGGACGCTTGCTAAATCGCCTGGTGTATAGGACATGCTTGAAGAAGACGCTGAAGCAGAGGCTGTCGGTACCAGTAAGAAGAAGGGTACTAAACTGAGGACTCGCAAGTCAATTGGCGGCAAAGCTACCAAACGTGCTGCCGATTCGGGGTCAGAGGACGACTTCAAGCCTACAAAGGCTCCAGCGAAGCGCAAGCCTGCAGCTGAAAAGCCTGCCCCGGCTAAAGCTACCGCGAAAATGGAGTCCATGGATGAAGACGAAAAGCCTGTTGTGGTCAAGAAAAAGCCTGTTGTAACTTCGTCAAAGGTGAAAAAGGAAGAGTCTGACTCTGATGCTCCCGTCATCAAAGTACCAGCAGCTGCAAAAGGCAAGGGAAAAGCTGCTGTCAAACGCAAGAGGTAAGGCTATTAAGAATATGCCTATAACTGTTGCTGATTATCGTTGTCATTAGTGCGGACGAAGACGACTCTGATGAGGCACCAGTCATCAAACCGGTTAAGAAGACGAAAGCGCAACCAAGCGTCAAAGACTTTTTCGATGCCGTCCCAACAAAACCTTCTACGTCTAAACCCAAAGCTGCTGCCAAGAAAAAGATTATCAGTAgcgacgacgaagacgaatCGATGGTAGTACTAAATaacgatgatgacgatgatgagCCGCCTGTAGTCAAACGTACTACGCGACCAACCACGGGCAAGTCGAAATACGTGGAGCTTTCAACCGACGGGGACGACAACGATGAGGATGATGTTTATTCTATTTCCGATTAGTGCGTTTTACTTGTAGAATATCAGGATACCATGT comes from Rhizoctonia solani chromosome 4, complete sequence and encodes:
- a CDS encoding Serine/threonine-protein kinase, which codes for MDPPIVHGDLKAENILISQNRTPRISDFGLSRAVKNSDAPTGYTTSAFHGSMRWMSPELHYADEDGRPPAFTPASDVWAFGMVMLEVETCAVPWFHIIHEPAVILAVMRGSTPPPPKNKIIPPPVWALMQDCWKQDPMERESMRSVMSRIDLLKFQRDVQDPSSPVGQRSLSSPSSSISSIRSRLSSFISSPTISPLTLEPTSLNDADTVLTKARRAYTQRDIPLARQLYTTAAAAFASASHQLRHAQTLTELARVDKPNARVHLEAAMETLSSPHQPMYQIRVQRMVAEIESTGEAKRLLLNCRSSAKKGGWVDEEGAALIQLGQVHVAAGEDDDAYGWFGEAIRLGEKQDKATIKSEALEGRGGVSMRRGNKEAAIMDFEQAAVEYRHCGGGGRRGVTRVLGKIREISGEGGSCSMIDTLSESTGSLALSLGGIP
- a CDS encoding lipid droplet-associated perilipin protein gives rise to the protein MAETQAVPTVDAPHVTSVDRVSKIPVVNDTLTTINTILSQNAYSKGLYSTAQAYSERAYNLSQPVQIRLAPVIGRVDGYANKGLDALESRWPYPFQATTEEVIGTLRQGPDAAYDLAASYASAATKIYEDRVKTPAYVLVSKADSALLTPIVDRFEFVVNKFHKDIPSSPSSASSSSSLDSEGSSERQYARAYRLSLDLKDQILVISGDQLKQLQQNNIYIQRATESLYNLTNSITGLSHESGARAHQFSQSVLGELESIQHLVVSRKEALPGQYSALKEAIGATLAQVRGIVHETDVPVTEKAVKVRDVVVARVQPVLQQVIEEGKKLIGRAKVKGEEVENNTGAKVKEIKENSATGGNEESSTTNDSA
- a CDS encoding DNA topoisomerase 4 encodes the protein MSDSEDFNMGGDSGSEDFKPKAKKTTAKAKATSTSKAAPKAKAAAAPKKKVTGKILKPIENKKDDSDDDGAWIVKDDADKDDGSEPSATIQRKDKGASEMYEKLTQLEHILKRPDTYIGSIESISQKMWTFDEETKRMVFREVKFVPGLFKIVDEILVNAADNKINDASMDTIKVEIDAEEGLISVYNNGKGIPIEVHSKEKIWIPEMIFGHLLTSSNYDDDEKKLTGGRNGYGAKLTNIYSTEFTVETADKKTEQKYKQTWMNNMSKPGKAKITKNPRGEEFTKVSFRPDFKRFGMEGMDHDIASLLKRRVYDMAGTVKNVKVFLNGERIKIKNFKQYVEMYVNSAKENAGEGEGPKPTVIFEEISPRWEVGFALSDGSFQQISFANSIATTKGGTHVNMIAEQISKNLIAGIEKKNKGAKVKPQTIKNHMWIFVNSLIENPTFDSQTKEWLTLPSSKFGSRPHVSEDFMKRVAKSGIIDNVLSWAKFKADQENKKTDGTKRTRLTGIAKLSDANNAGGRHASECTLILTEGDSAKSLAEAGLSVAGRNNFGIFPLRGKLLNVREATHDQVMKNAEIQAIKQIMGLKHGVAYKDVSSLRYGSIMIMTDQDHDGSHIKGLLINFLDYFYPSLLKIPEFLVEFVTPIVRVTKGNQKINFFTIPEFQKWNEENNKDGKWYVKYYKGLGTSKDSDAREYFGAMEKHMIPFAKTEEGERELIDMAFNKKKADDRKDWLRQFKPGTFIDHSVQEITYSDFINRELILFSMADNIRSIPSVVDGLKPGQRKVIFGTFKRKLKNEIKVAQLVGYISEKTAYHHGEQSLTMTIVNLAQNFVGSNNINLLKPEGQFGTRSQGGKDAASARYIFTSIPRITRTIFHPHDDALLNYLRDDNDSIEPEWYMPILPVILINGADGIGTGWSTSIPNYNPRDIVDNIKRLMNGEPQVSMFPWYRGFKGNIEKIGEDKYKVSGIVERTAKGVDIKELPIRVWTQSYKEQLEEWLVGTQKSPPFVKDYHEHHTTRSVYFELTVAEKDLEKAEAEGFEKFFKLVAQISTSNMICFDANGKIKKYNSPEEILEEFYALRLSYYQKRKQHLCDELERQYEKLSNQARFVNMIIKKELVVSNKKKADLCAELRELKFRPFPKVRKAKESGENEDAVEEEEDEPVGANSDYDYLLGMAIWSLTREKVEKLINEQNAKEAEWNELLKRKAVDLWNEDLEEFLKAWDDMLEEDAEAEAVGTSKKKGTKLRTRKSIGGKATKRAADSGSEDDFKPTKAPAKRKPAAEKPAPAKATAKMESMDEDEKPVVVKKKPVVTSSKVKKEESDSDAPVIKVPAAAKGKGKAAVKRKSADEDDSDEAPVIKPVKKTKAQPSVKDFFDAVPTKPSTSKPKAAAKKKIISSDDEDESMVVLNNDDDDDEPPVVKRTTRPTTGKSKYVELSTDGDDNDEDDVYSISD
- a CDS encoding Transport protein particle (TRAPP) component, giving the protein MAIHSQVWKACFGKPADGIEKSVEKEDEYMIIDNDPPITRYISVPKDMDQLSCSALTAGIVEAVLDGLGFPARVTAHSVPMPNLPHRTLILIKLDQSVLEREEALKST
- a CDS encoding Serine/threonine-protein kinase; amino-acid sequence: MEHVALDLTGLVTKVQSVPFARGGFADIWLGELNWLITSPVQRVAIKVPHVTSKHLRGTERQEIERRLARELKTWRTLRHPNILPLLGTCTDLGTFPFALPLPSMITEFCPLGTLADYLVEHDEPIDDLAMASIQSQRPPG